The Oryzias latipes chromosome 9, ASM223467v1 region CTGAAAAGTTGaacaattcacatttttttattattggacACTAGGATCTTCAATGATGTCAGATGTGTCATGGTCTTGTACTAATTTGTTggcccttttttttctgcagacacacagtTTGCAGGACTTGAGACATCAGGCGGCCGTTATAGCCAAAGTCTTCATTCAGAGAGATTACACCAATGGGACGTTGTGTCAGTTCCAAACCAAGTTCCCTTCAGAGCTGGAGACCAAGGTAGGAAGGAAGACCTTCTGGTCAACTgtcaataaaaactaaatatgaCTTCTAATTTCAGTTACAGCTTCACATAttactttttaagtttttaactctttatgtttgtgtgttttggcaTGTACCTGTCTCCTAGGAGACATGTTCTTCTATTTTAACGTGGAAGATGTCTACTTCCAAACATTTTTcctcaatgttttatttaacattatacaaaagtttgaaacatttctaATATTTGAACCTGATCTATATGCAAGCATGTTTAATATAAAAGGTATTGTAAAAATAGTTTATGAGGCATTTAACACCAGAGTTTTAGCTCTCATTCTTTCGACTGCCGTAACCCTTCAACCGTTTAGCAATTAGCGTTACGCCAGTGGATTGTAAAgaggagaaaagctgctttgcgctgatatgcaacactttacagcagtgaagTCTTTATGCAAGCAACGTAAATCAGCTCATTTGGACCCGGAGGAAAGTGGATTTGCGCAAATCCGAtacagaaatagtttttttttccccacgtCAGATTCAGCTGATTTACCGTGATCATAAATCGGTGGGATATTTATGATATGTCAAAGAGCAAGGGcgtttgaaaaaagaattttCAGCAGTCTCTTCAATGTCCGCATTGAGCTTGAGGGCTGTGTGAAGTGTGGAAATGGACAACAGACAGACATAAGCTGGGTTGTTAAGGAGAAGGAGCAGGGTGATGACATGGAACAGCCTCTATGCAATGTATCACAGATCAGCTATTTAACAGGACTTTCCAGCCAGTCACTCGGAGGTtccattgactttttttttctctgaccttAGTCTGCTGTCTCTTTTTTCAATATTCATTGTGTTTAGTGACTGGTACAACTTAGCCAACCTTTTCTTCATCATAAAAAGTATTTACCACCATGGAGCGCCGTAGCTTCATCTAGTTTTGATAGAAATCTTTATCCGTCTGTTTCAGACAAGAAGTTCAACTCTGAGTCACAGcctctaaaatgaaaaattaaaggtTCTTGATGGCAGGTGCCAGAAAGCCTGAGACCATTGATGAATTGGATCTTTTGTTGCATTCCTTTGGAATAAAGGAGCAGAACGTTGGAGGACTTTCAGAGGCTCATGAGGTTCCTGGCTGACAACACACATTCTCCTTGAATCATCAGACCCGTTCCAAATGCCAGCGCGGAACTACTGTTGACCTGTCAGCCGAAACAGCTCGAATCCCATCGTTGTCCGTCTTTCAGTTTGTAGCCAAAAACACTATTctactgatttaaaaacaaccaGAGCACGCTACGACCTCACCTAAAGTCCATCTGTGccatttaagacaaaaaaactgatCATAGTTTCTTCCTGTATGCTTGGTTTGTGTGAGGCTCTCGCAGCGTTCCAGCAGTTATTAAGTGGAAACATTCACCGATCACATAGCCGAGCTTTCCCAATCATTTCAGGAGTTAATTCCAAATGCAGGAAGGAGGCCCAGTATTTAAATGATGAATGGCTAGTCCAAAATAAATTCCGTTCTTCATTTATCCAGCGTGCAATAGAACGCCTTAGGTGTCCTGCACACTAACTGTGGTTGAAATACACCTGGATGTGTGCTCTTTTGTTAACCATTAGCTTAATGGTgtttctgttgtcttttttttttggtttagattGACAAACAGCAGTTTGAAGAGACCGTGAGGACGCTAAACAACCTTTATGCAGAAGCAGAGAAGCTGGGCAGCCAGTCGTATGTTGAAGGGTGTCTGGCGTGTCTCACAGCTTATACCATCTTTCTGTGCATGGAAACACACTACGAAAAGGTGGGTTAGCATTTCTCCTGCTTTGGCTTCGAGTAAGTCATCTTTATTCTGTCTagattgaaaataaacaaagaacacATGAAAACTTTTGAGTCTCTTTTGAAAAGATTCTTTAGTTTAAATTGACACGTTTCTGGTATTCTTTATTTCAGCCTTAGATTGAAgtgttacaaatattttttcatgcGATGATGATTTTAATGACTTTCTTTTGACCACAATGATTGTCAATGAAATATGTAACATGACGTTAAAATACGGTTTTCCCTGTTTCTTTATCGCAGGGGttgcgttctaaaaataacccgtgGTGGGAAAATCAGCAAAGTAGGACTGAGGATCGTTACCTAGGTGTCTATCTGAATCGAGTATTAAATCAAAACCAACGATTGAACCACAATTCTTTATACTTAACATAAATATAACTGAATGTTTTCtatatggatgttttttttattggatttatGAAAACTGAAATTATATGCATTTAAGTTTTTTACCCTTATTTATAACAAGATTGGAATCAACAAAAAATTAATGGTAATTATAAATAATATCAAACTAAAGTTTTTTGTCAACCTCCTGCTTAACTTCAGCAGTaaacaaaacctaaatattactgttgctttgtttcatttaacaAGATCGATGACaagaagaaaatatataaaaacacagcAACACCAAATGAAAATGACTCTGTAGAAACTTGAGATGAAGATTTTCGTAAAATTCCGAAATTCATaatcaaagtttattttatttttcttgttttgttattcatatctttttttttaaattaatgtaaaGCAAAGTTGCTTTATTCAGAACTTAGTAAACTAAACtccagtctttattttttttcatctacgAAAAGCACTAAATACTTTTATTCATCTAAAAACAAGAAGCTTCACCAAAGTTTGACTTTGAGATCTATTTTCTTCCAGTatcagttttgtgttttgtttgtttggtttatgTTAAATCCAACATCATCTTCATTTTACAGCACCAACTACATTGCCTGAAGTTTATTTCCACTACACTCCCATTAGATTGATAAAGATTGCGAAGGATCAATCATTGCAATCATTTGTACTCGTATTTTCAGGAACAGATCACAGATATCCGAGTGTTTGAATACTCTTTACagcctaaaggcctgttcacaccgggacgaatttcgcccgtgATTTTCGCCgatgtttaacgcctcgtgactaaacaaagggcaccaatgtgagtgtgcacaccgacccGAAAAAAcaccacgcgtcaaagcgtcactttttaaaaaatgcctcgggttcatttttttggtttgacgcgtcaCGTCGAAATCTAtatgaccaatgagaatggcgcttttgcacacgtgtctggagcttctgaagttacagtaaaacacaacttggggtcGCTCAAatacaaaactgccttgctgagcccacataccagcgaagaagaaaGACGCCAAGTATCGTCTACACTGCCACGaggaaataatgacggacattttaaaatatccccgaaccaagcaccagctGGAGCAtatggtgcttgaaatattcatgttttctttgtatgattctgacaagcgcgtaaatacttgctctcttcttctgagggaaaagcgactttaagaagcgtaaagttgcgcagcaccaccttgtgtacaggagtatttctgttttatattatgcgccatctaatgtcagggaatgaaattgcatgttcgctcggctcatcgtcagcgaaaattgcctgggtgtgaacacaaaaaacgtggcgaaaaacgctggcgaataacggctggcgaatattcgtcccggtgtgtaagGGCCTTTAGTttgaaggctgtaaaactcctcactacacgcTTTCTACACTTTACTCACAAAGACAATGACATTTTCCCACTTTTCTCTCTCGTTGAAGCTCTGAGTTCTAACATTTGTAGAAAAGTCAGTCCAGTTTTATTATCAAAGATCTGATCGTGATTGAAGGTTTCTGTCAATTTATCAAATCAAAGGCGAGAAACATTCTTGCAGCCAGACCTGACAATTTACCTTTAATCCTGTAGATCTGTTTTGTAATAGAAATATGTAACTATCTAATATGTCATAGAACATAGAACATTCAGAccacagacagaaaaatctTTATACTTTTAACTTTGTGGTCTGTTCTTTTTTGGAAACGGATTCCAAAAGCAATTGTGACAGAGCTCATTTAGACAACAGAGGCGTTTAGCCGATTTGAACATCTTCATAAGACGATTTAAGAGACACTTTGGCCAAATGtccagaaaataacattttttgggAGAAAATCAACAACAGAGGAATCTGCTCCGTCAGACCCACAGTTACCCAATACTCGGTTAATAAAGCAGCTCAGTCAAACTTGGCAAGACATGACATTCCTGGTCCATATGCTGCAATTCCCTGAACCGTACCATCTTTCATACATCAGTGGCTCACTCACTGAATAAaccacaatattttttttttatttttttttttattcttcagttGTGCTGTCTTGGAAGTATAAGCAAGCAGGCTGTTTTGTTCAGTCGAACACAAAATCCAAGCTCTTCAGGAagcaaacagatcaaaataGCCACTATTATTAATTCAAATGGCatctaaaacatgttttgtttactttcaGGTTCTAAAGAAGATTGCAAAGTATATTCAGGAGCAGAATGACAAGGTCTACGCACCGCGAGGCCTCCTCCTCACCGACCCCCTTGAACGAGGCCTGCGAGTTGTATCCTTGCCTTTGTTCAGAACAAGCGAAGCATTTCTTCTTCAGTGCTTTTCTTTCAAATGCAAAGTCCATGCAGAAACTAACATCCTTACAAGAAAAACCCAACTGGATTGATTAGGACGAATGCCAATGTCTGAATGTTTGAGGCAACTTTACCTTATTAAACCAAA contains the following coding sequences:
- the golga7 gene encoding golgin subfamily A member 7 isoform X1 produces the protein MAETHSLQDLRHQAAVIAKVFIQRDYTNGTLCQFQTKFPSELETKIDKQQFEETVRTLNNLYAEAEKLGSQSYVEGCLACLTAYTIFLCMETHYEKVLKKIAKYIQEQNDKVYAPRGLLLTDPLERGLRVVSLPLFRTSEAFLLQCFSFKCKVHAETNILTRKTQLD
- the golga7 gene encoding golgin subfamily A member 7 isoform X2, giving the protein MAETHSLQDLRHQAAVIAKVFIQRDYTNGTLCQFQTKFPSELETKIDKQQFEETVRTLNNLYAEAEKLGSQSYVEGCLACLTAYTIFLCMETHYEKVLKKIAKYIQEQNDKVYAPRGLLLTDPLERGLRVIEITIFEDRSLTQ